The window CCAGGAACAGTGTGACCCCTGGGTTTGGGCCCTTCCTGGACTTGGGCTCTCCTCTGGCCCGACActcacccctgccctccctcctgcaggTCTTCGGGGGCCTGGTGTGGATCCTGATCGCCTCCTCCCTGGTGCCCATCCCCCTGGTCCAGGGCTGGGTGATGTTCGTGTCTGTGTTCTGCTTCgtggccaccaccaccctgctcATCCTGTACATAATTGGCGCCCACGGCGGGGAGACTTCCTGGGTCACTCTGGTGAGTCCCAGCCCAGGCTGTCTgggcgggcaggggaggggcagcgtGGACCCGGGCCCTGGGCGGCTGGCCCTCCCGGTGCCGGGTGAGGCCACCCTACAGACATATCCCTGCCGCATTCCCAGGCGGAGCTGGCCTCgcagaggtggaggcagaggctgaggcCTCTGCTGCTGGTTCTCACTGGGCCTGCCCCTCGTGCTCCTGCTGGACTGCCTTTTCATGGCTAGCcagctgcccagcccctccccacaccacCCGCACCTGCCAGGTGCCCATTGGCACGTCCCATCATCCAGGAGGGCTGTTGTCCCCAAGGCAGCAGGGCCCTGGCGCTGACTGAGTGTTCTGCTCCTGGCGGTCAGGCCACGTTAGTGCCCAGCTCCTCAGCCACGGGCCCCCTGTGTCCATTCTGCTTGGACGCCTGTGAACAGGGTCAAACCCACACGTGGGACACCTGCCCACTGCCTGCTACAGAGGCCTGGGGGCCGTTCGGTGGAGCCTCCCACCGAGACTTTTGAAATCACTTCTGAATCTCAACCACACAAAACTTGCTTCAGtacttttttgcttttaaatatatcaGGAGCCAAAAACccaaaagcaacaaaacaaaacaaaacaaaaacaatggaaaCAGCCTGAGCCTCTCTCACCCAGTACTGGTCAGTGAGGCCACACCCAAGCCAGACTGCGGCCACACACGACACTTCCCAGGGGCAGAGCCAGCTTCTCCCTGTGGACGTCCCCGGCTGCCAGGTGGCGCTGGGTGAAGAACCTGTGTGaggacagaggctgggagggggacGCAATTCAAAGGCAGTGGCGGGAGACAAGGAGGGGGCCGTAGCCATGCAATGGGGGGTCCAGGGCCCTCCTGGGCCCACAGCTGCCCCCGACCCTGCACCTGGGCCGGTGCATCTCTTTCTCCCGACCTCACTGACACCCTGTCTGACCTGCAGGACGCAGCCTACCACTGCATCGCTGCCTTGTTTTACCTCAGCGCCTCGGTCCTGGAAGCCCTGGCCACCATCTACATGCAGGACGGCTTCACCTTCAAATACTACCACGAAAACATCTCTGCTGTGGTGAGTCCCGCCACCCGCGGCAGAGGGTCTGCGCAGAAGGCTGCCCGGGCCCTCCCTCTTTCTTTAGTTCACTAACTTTTGAGTGAAGTCAAACCCCCCCTCCTTTCTGAAGCAGCAGAGCCCCCGAGAAAGGAAGTGACACGCCCAAGTCTCCCTTAgtctgggcagggctgtgctgcccaggcctgggtgggTCATTCAGATGATGACTGCTGAGTGCCCGGCACTGTCGGAGCACTCTGTGACAATCCTATTTAACCCTCACGACAACCTTTCAACATAGGGTTATTAGACCCATTTCGGAGCTGGAGAAGCAGGGCACAGACAGAGTGGGTAACTGGGCCACCATCACCAGTCATTGGTGGCACCA of the Lemur catta isolate mLemCat1 chromosome 4, mLemCat1.pri, whole genome shotgun sequence genome contains:
- the MAL gene encoding myelin and lymphocyte protein translates to MAPAAASGGSTLPSGFSVFTTFPDLLFVLEFVFGGLVWILIASSLVPIPLVQGWVMFVSVFCFVATTTLLILYIIGAHGGETSWVTLDAAYHCIAALFYLSASVLEALATIYMQDGFTFKYYHENISAVVFSYVATLLYVVHAVFSLIRWKSS